From the genome of Globicephala melas chromosome 11, mGloMel1.2, whole genome shotgun sequence, one region includes:
- the TAP1 gene encoding antigen peptide transporter 1 — translation MACSESPAPCGCLRLSRASLACLGTALLLLADWMLLRLALPRIASLLVPPALPLLSVWVAGLSRWAVLWLGARGVLGAALGFRRESAGVRGWLAALEPLAAALGLALPGLASFRELRSWGAPGDAHSTRPLHWGSRLDAFALSYTAALPAAALWHKIRSLWVQGAHSASGVAVRRLLGFLGPEIQRLPLLLALVVLSCLGEMAVPFFTGRFTDWILQDRTGAAFARNITLMSVLTIASAVLEFTADGIYNSTMGRVHCHLQGEVFRAVLCQKTEFFQKNQTGAITSRVTEDTSTVSESLSLDLSLFLWYLCRGLCLLGLMLWGSPSLTMVTLLALPLLFLLPEKLGKWHKVLAAQVQESLAKSSQVAIEVLSAMPTVRSFANEEGEAQKFRQKLHEMKTLNQKEALAYAVNLWTTRISGLLLKVGILYFGGQLVTSGSVSSGHLVAFVLYQNQFTTAVEVLLSTYPRLQKAVGSSEKIFEYLDQIPHCPASGVFTSLKLQGLVQFQGVSFAYPNRLDVPVLQGLTFTLRPGEVTALVGPNGSGKSTVAALLQNLYQPTEGQVLLDGEPLPKYEHCYLHRQVAAVGQEPQLFGRSFKENIAYGLVQKPTMEDITAAAVESGAHGFISVLPQGYDTEVGEAGGQLSGGQRQRVALARALIRKPCVLILDDVTSALDINSQSCVEELLYKSPERCSRSVLLITQRLSLVKQAHHILFLEGGTIIEAGTHQQLMANKGRYCTMVQAPGGSGAPE, via the exons ATGGCCTGCTCGGAGTCCCCCGCTCCCTGCGGGTGTCTCCGCCTCTCCCGAGCCTCCCTCGCGTGCCTGGGGACAGCGCTGCTGCTCCTCGCCGACTGGATGCTGCTCCGGCTGGCGCTGCCTCGAATAGCCTCCCTGCTGGTACCCCCTGCGCTGCCGCTGCTCAGTGTCTGGGTGGCGGGCCTGAGCCGCTGGGCGGTACTGTGGCTGGGAGCCCGAGGCGTCCTCGGGGCAGCGCTGGGCTTCCGGAGAGAAAGCGCAGGAGTCCGGGGATGGCTGGCTGCTTTGGAGCCGCTGGCGGCGGCGCTGGGCTTGGCTCTGCCGGGACTTGCCTCGTTCCGAGAGCTGCGCTCGTGGGGAGCCCCCGGGGACGCTCACAGCACCCGGCCACTGCACTGGGGGAGTCGCCTGGACGCCTTTGCGCTCAGTTACACGGCGGCACTGCCCGCGGCCGCCCTGTGGCATAAGATCAGGAGCCTTTGGGTGCAAGGAGCTCACAGCGCTTCTGGAGTGGCGGTGAGACGGCTTCTAGGCTTCCTGGGCCCAGAGATACAACGCCTGCCGCTCCTTCTGGCCCTGGTGGTACTCTCCTGTCTTG gggaGATGGCTGTTCCATTCTTCACGGGCCGTTTCACGGACTGGATTCTACAAGACAGGACAGGCGCTGCCTTTGCGCGAAACATAACTCTCATGTCTGTCCTCACCATAGCCAG TGCAGTGCTGGAGTTCACGGCTGATGGAATCTACAACAGCACCATGGGCCGTGTGCACTGCCACCTGCAGGGAGAGGTGTTTCGGGCTGTCCTGTGCCAGAAAACAGAGTTTTTTCAAAAGAACCAAACAG GTGCCATCACATCTCGGGTCACAGAGGACACATCCACCGTGAGTGAGTCTCTGAGTTTGGACCTGAGCCTCTTTCTGTGGTACCTCTGCCGTGGACTGTGTCTCTTGGGGCTCATGCTCTGGGGCTCCCCGTCCCTCACCATGGTCACCCTGCTCGCCCTGCCActacttttccttctgcctgagaaGCTGGGAAAATGGCACAAG GTGCTGGCAGCACAGGTGCAGGAATCTCTGGCAAAATCCAGCCAGGTGGCCATTGAGGTGCTGTCAGCCATGCCTACAGTCCGGAGCTTTGCCAACGAAGAGGGTGAGGCCCAGAAGTTCAGGCAAAAGCTGCATGAAATGAAGACACTCAACCAGAAGGAGGCCCTGGCCTACGCGGTCAACCTCTGGACCACCCGT ATCTCAGGATTGCTGCTGAAGGTGGGAATCCTGTATTTTGGTGGGCAGCTGGTGACAAGTGGGTCTGTAAGCAGTGGGCACCTGGTCGCCTTTGTTCTTTACCAGAACCAGTTCACCACAGCTGTTGAG GTACTGCTGTCCACCTATCCCAGGCTACAGAAGGCTGTGGGCtcttcagagaaaatatttgaatacctGGACCAGATCCCTCACTGCCCAGCCAGTGGTGTGTTCACTTCCTTAAAGTTGCAGGGCCTCGTCCAGTTCCAGGGTGTCTCCTTCGCCTACCCAAACCGTCTAGATGTCCCAGTGCTGCAG GGGCTGACGTTCACCCTTCGTCCTGGTGAGGTGACGGCGCTGGTGGGGCCCAATGGGTCTGGGAAGAGCACAGTGGCTGCCCTGCTGCAGAATCTGTACCAGCCCACCGAGGGGCAGGTGCTCCTGGACGGGGAGCCCCTTCCCAAATATGAGCACTGCTACCTGCACAGACAG GTGGCTGCTGTGGGACAAGAGCCACAGCTATTTGGAAGaagctttaaagaaaatattgccTATGGCCTGGTCCAGAAGCCAACCATGGAGGACATCACAGCTGCTGCAGTGGAGTCCGGAGCCCACGGGTTCATCTCTGTACTCCCTCAAGGCTACGACACAG AAGTAGGTGAGGCTGGGGGCCAGCTGTCAGGGGGTCAGCGACAGAGAGTGGCCTTGGCTCGAGCCTTGATCCGGAAACCGTGTGTACTCATCCTGGATGATGTTACCAGTGCCCTGGATATAAACAGCCAGTCCTGT GTGGAGGAGCTCCTGTATAAAAGCCCTGAGCGGTGCTCTCGGTCTGTGCTTCTCATCACCCAGCGCCTCAGCTTGGTGAAGCAGGC
- the PSMB9 gene encoding proteasome subunit beta type-9: protein MLRAGAPTGDLPRAREVHTGTTIMAVEFDGGVVVGSDSRVSAGEAVVNRVFDKLSPLHQRIYCALSGSAADAQAIADMAAYQLELHGMEMEELPLVLAAANVVRNITYKYREDLSAHLMVAGWDRREGGQVYGTMGGMLIRQPFAIGGSGSTYIYGYVDAAYKRGMSPEECRRFTTNAIALAMNRDGSSGGVIYLVTITAAGVDHRVILGNELPKFYDE from the exons ATGCTGCGAGCGGGAGCACCCACCGGAGACTTACCCCGGGCCAGAGAAGTCCACACCGGG ACAACCATCATGGCCGTCGAGTTTGATGGGGGCGTCGTGGTGGGATCTGATTCCCGGGTGTCTGCAGG AGAGGCGGTGGTGAACCGAGTGTTTGACAAGCTGTCCCCCCTGCACCAGCGCATCTACTGTGCTCTCTCTGGCTCAGCTGCTGATGCTCAGGCCATAGCGGACATGGCTGCCTACCAGCTGGAGCTCCATGG AATGGAAATGGAGGAACTCCCACTCGTTCTGGCTGCTGCAAATGTGGTGAGGAATATCACCTATAAGTATCGGGAGGACCTGTCTGCACATCTCATGGTAGCAGGCTGGGACCGACGCGAAGGAGGCCAG GTATATGGGACCATGGGAGGGATGCTGATTCGACAGCCCTTTGCCATCGGTGGCTCTGGCAGCACCTATATCTACGGTTACGTGGACGCGGCGTATAAACGAGGCATGTCCCCGGAGGAGTGCAGGCGCTTCACCACGAATG CTATTGCTCTGGCCATGAACCGGGATGGTTCCAGCGGGGGCGTCATCTACCTGGTCACGATCACAGCCGCTGGTGTGGACCATCGAGTCATCTTGGGCAACGAGCTGCCGAAATTCTATGACGAGTGA